One stretch of Spirochaetota bacterium DNA includes these proteins:
- the gmk gene encoding guanylate kinase, with the protein MLKGKIILISGPSGSGKTTIRKMIERDFSDRLVFSVSYNTRPKRNDEVEGRDYFFVSEEKFLEMIRNEEFIEWANVYGHLKGTSKSYIKNIIDSGKNILLELDVQGSEKIINMYPNVLSIFIMPPSIEELERRIRNRKGDTEDQINIRIKKAKEEIEKSYFFKHVVINDNLEESYKKIKNLIENYLVKNCLEENSIRS; encoded by the coding sequence ATGCTAAAGGGTAAGATTATTTTAATTTCTGGACCTTCAGGAAGTGGTAAAACTACAATAAGAAAAATGATAGAAAGAGATTTTAGTGATAGACTTGTTTTCTCTGTTTCTTATAATACAAGACCCAAAAGAAATGATGAAGTTGAAGGCAGAGATTATTTTTTTGTTAGTGAGGAGAAGTTTTTAGAAATGATTAGAAATGAAGAATTTATTGAATGGGCGAATGTTTATGGACATCTTAAGGGTACTTCTAAAAGTTATATAAAAAATATTATTGATTCTGGAAAAAATATTTTACTTGAGTTAGATGTTCAAGGGAGTGAAAAAATTATAAATATGTATCCTAATGTATTATCAATATTTATAATGCCCCCTTCTATCGAAGAACTTGAAAGAAGAATAAGAAATAGAAAAGGAGATACAGAGGATCAAATAAATATAAGAATTAAAAAAGCAAAAGAAGAGATAGAAAAATCTTATTTTTTTAAACATGTTGTAATAAATGATAATCTTGAAGAATCATATAAAAAAATAAAAAATTTAATAGAAAATTACTTAGTTAAGAATTGTCTAGAAGAGAATAGCATAAGAAGTTAG